CGATGCCGGCCGCCTGCAGGCCGCCACCGGCTGGCGGCCGCGGGTCGATTGGGACGTGTCGTTGACGCGGGTGCTGGACGATGCCCGGGCACGCGCTGGAACGACACAGGCATAAGGCTGCCTCAGCCCGCGCCTCTCCGCGGGAGAGGCGCGCACACCAGCGCCCCGCTCTAGCGAAGCACGCCCTTCGCCACGAGCGCGTCCCGCGCCGCGTCCGGATAATCCAGCCGCTCGGCCAGGATTTCCCGACTCGAATCGCCCAGGCTCGGCGGCATGCGGCGCACCGGCAGCCGGCGGCCGTCGAGCCGGTACGGCGGGGCGATGACATGGGCGTTCCCCGGCGCCGCGACCACGAGCCCGGCCTCCTCGGCGCGCGCGCAGGTCAGCGCCTCGCGCAGGCCCATCACCTCGCCGCACGGGATGCCGGCCGCCCGCAGCCGCGCGATCAGCGGTGCGCGCTCCCACTTGGCGAGTTCGGCCTCTAGGACCGGGATGAAGGCGGCGCGGTTCTTCGAGCGGTCGAGATTGGTGGAAAAGCGTGGGTCGGCGACGAGGTCCGGACGGTCCAGCACCTGCTCGCAGAAGCGGCGGTACTGGCCGTTATTGCCGACCGTGATCACCACCGGCCCGTCGCCGGCTTCGAACACCCCGTAGGGCACGATCGACGGGTGGGCGTTCCCGTATCGAGGCGGGTCGATGCCGCGGGCCAGCGCCTCCAGGCCGTAATAGGAGGTCAGCGCCACGCCGCAATCGAACAGGGCGAGGTCGATCGCCTTGCCGCGCCCGGTCCGCTCCCGCTGGAACAAGGCCGCCAGCACGGCCTGTGCGGCGAACTGACCGGTGAACAGGTCGACCGCCGCGACCCCGAACTTCAGGGGCGGCCCGCCGGCCTCGCCGTTGAGCGCCATCACGCCGGACTCGCCCTGCACGACGAGGTCGTAGCCCGGTCGGCCGGCCTCCGAGCCGTCCGACGCATAGCCGGCGATCGAGCAGTAGATCAGCCCGGAATTCTCGGCCGACAGGTCCGCGTAGCCGAGGCCGAGCTTCTCGGCGCCGCCGGTCTTGAAATTCTGGACCAGCACGTCGCTCTCGCGGGCGAGCGCCTTCACGATCGCCAGCCCCTCGGGCGTGGCGAGGTCGACCCCGATCGAGCGCTTGTTGCGGTTCACGCTGTCGAAATACGAGGTGTTGCCGGGGCTCGTCGGCACGCCCCAGTCACGGGTGTCGTCGCCGCGCTCCGGGTGCTCGACCTTGATCACGTCGGCGCCGAGATCGCCCAGCACCTGCGCGCACCACGGCCCCGCCAGGACCCGGGACAGGTCGAGGACGCGGATCCCCGCGAGCGGCAGGTCGGCAACGGCTTCCATCGCGAAAGGTCCTCAGGCTCCCATGACGCCGTCGAGGCTGCGCACGGCGTCGATCAGTTTCGGACGCGCCACCTCCATGAGGAAGCGCGCATCGGTGATGACGGTCGGGGCACCGCAATTGACCGACATGGGCGGCAGGCCGCCGCCGGGATGGAACCCCACCGCGATGGCGCAGACCGTCTCCTGCCACTCGCCGAAGGAGGTGCAGCAGCCGATCTCCCGGTGCTCCTCCACCGCCCGGTCGAGACCGGCGCGGAGCGCGGGCCAGGCCACGGGATCGAGCGCCTTCAGGTCCTCGTAGATCCCCTCGCGCTCCCGCTCCGGGCAGATCGCCACGTAGGCCCGGCCCATGGCGCTGCGGGCGAGCGAGATGCGCGAACCGGTGTCGAGGTTGAGCGAGATCGCGGCCGGGCCGCGCTGGCACTCGACGTAGCGCATGCTCAGCCGGTCGCGCACGCCCAGCCCCACCGAGGCGTTCGCCGCCTCCGCCACCGCCCGCAGGACCGGTCGCGCGATGGTGCGCACGTCGAGCCCGCCGAGCGCCGCCGAGCTGAGCGCGATGGTCGCGGTGCCGAGCCGGTAGCGGCCGAGCTCCGGCATGTGCTGCAGGTAGCCGAGCTTGGTGAGGGTGTAGGTGAGCCGCGACACGGTGGAGCGCGGCAGCCCGCAGGCCTCCGCGATGTCGTGGTTGGCGAGGCTCGTCCGGCCCGGACCGAAGCAGGCGAGCACCGCCAGCCCGCGGGCCAGCGCCGTGACGAAGTGCCGGTCCTCCTTGGCGCCGTCCGCAACCGGGACGGCCGCGCCGGCCTCGGTCAGCACTGTCGTCTCCCCGGCCCTCATCGGCGTAGGAACGCCGCGAAGGCGGCCTGCGCCTCCGGGCCGCGACGGAGCGCGTGGAAGACCTCCGCCTCCTCGGCCATGGCGCGGGCGACGCTGTCGTCGTAGCCGCGCCGCAGAGCCCGCTTGGTGGCGGCGACCGAGGCCCGGGGGAGGGCGGCGAGCGCCCGCGCCTTGGCCAGGGCGGTCTCCAGCGCCGCGCCCGCGGGAACGGCGGCGCTGACGAGGCCGGCCGACGCGGCGTCCGCAGCCGTGAAGGGTTCCCCGAGCATCAGGAGCTCGGCCGCGCGCTTCGCGCCCGCCACCAGCGGCAGCAGGTAGCTCGACCCGCCCTCCGGGCTGAGGCCGAGCGCCGTGAACGGCAGGCGGAACCGGGCGCCGTCTCCCGCATAGGCAAGGTCGCAGTGCAGGAGCAGCGTCGTGCCGATGCCGACCGCATGGCCCTCGACGGCCGCCACGACCGGCTTCGGACAGGCGCGCAGGGCCTTGAGGAAGGTCAGGCCGGGGCTGTCGCCCCCGGTCTCCACGTCCTGAAAATCCTTGAGGTCGTTGCCGGCGGTGAAGCAGCCGCCCGCGCCGGTGAGCACCACGGCGCCCACGGCCGCGTCCGCACCCGCCGCCTCGAAGGCGGCGGTCAGGCCCGCATAGGTCGTCCGATCGAGGGCGTTCCGCCGCTCCGGCCGGTCGATGGTGACGAGCCGGATTCCGGGCTCCGGATCGGCGACGCGGACGCTCACGAAGCGGCCTCGCCGGCGTAATCCGCGGACAGCCCGGCCATCCGCGCCCGCGCCGCCGCGTATTCGCGCGCGAGCCGGGCGACGAGATCGGCGGTTGCCGGTGCATCCGCGATGGTGCCGACCCCCTGGCCGGCGCCCCACACGTCGCGCCACGCCTTCACGCTGGCGCTGCCGAAGTTCATCGTGGTCTTGTCGCGCACCGGAAGGGCCTCGGGATCGAGCCCGGCGGCGCGGATGCTCGGCGTCAGGTAGTTGCCCGGCACGCCCGTGAAGTAGGGGGTGTAGAGGATGTCGGCCGCCGCGCTGCCGGCGATCATGTCCTTGTAGGCCGGGGCCGCGTTCGCCTCACGGGTGGCGATGAACCGGGTGCCCATATAGGCGAGGTCGGCCCCCATGGCCTGGGCCGCCAGGATCGCCGCGCCCGAGGTGATCGCCCCCGACAGGATCAGAGGTCCGTCGTAGAACCGCCGGATCTCACCGACGAGGGCGAAGGGGCTCAGCGTCCCGGCGTGCCCGCCCGCGCCGGCACAGACCAGGATCAGCCCGTCGACGCCGGCCTCCAGCGCCTTCTCGGCGTGGCGGACGTTGGTGACGTCGTGGAACACCACGCCGCCGTAGGCGTGGACCGGACGGATCACCGCGTCCGGGGCGCGCAGCGAGGTGATGATGATCGGCACCTGGTGCCGGACGCAGGCTTCGACGTCCTGCGCCAGCCGGTCGTTGGAGGCATGGACGATCTGGTTGACCGCAAAGGGCGCGACTTTCCTCGACGGATCCGCAGCGCGGGCCTGTGCGAGCGTTTCCGTGATCCGCGTGAGCCATTCGTCCAGCAGCTCGGCAGGCCGGGCGTTGAGGGCGGGGAAGGAACCGACCACGCCGGACAGACACTGAGCGATCACCAGCTCCGGGCCGGACACGATGAACATCGGCGCGCAGATCACCGGCAGGGCGAGCCGTCCGCGCAGAGCCGCGGGCAGGCGCCCGGCCTGCGGTTGCTCGGGACCGTCGCTCATCGGCCGCGCCCGGCCATGGGCTCGCGCGCCAATCGGGCACGGCCGGGTCGCTCGCTCAGATCGATGCTGCGCATCGTGCTCCTCCCCTTCCCCGGCGCCCGGTTCTCTTCGGCACCGCATTCGCGGCGCTTGTGGCCGATCGCGCCGGGCGCGGTTTTGATGACACGGGCGGCAGAGGCCGGTCAAACGGGCCCTGTTACAGAAGTCTGCAATGCAGAACAGGAACAGGGCCGCGCAAGCCGTAAAGCTCTTCGCCTTGACTGGGTCGGTTCATCAAACCAACATCCGGGCCAATTGCGGACAGTCATTCTGCATTGCAGAACAACAAGGAGTCTCGGGTGGTTCGTCAGGAGGTCGATGGTGGCGTGGCGGTGCTCACGCTCGCCAATCCGCCGGTCAACGCGCTCGGCGCCGCGATGCGGGCAGCCCTCGACGGGGTCTTGGCGCAGGCCATCGCGGACGCGTCGGTCCGAGCGATCGTCCTGGCGGCCGAAGGCAAGGTGTTCGTGGGCGGCGCCGACATCACCGAGTTCGGCAAGCCGCAGCAGCCGCCGAGCCTGCCGGACCTGTTGGACCGCCTCGATGCCAGCCCGAAGCCGGTGGTTGCGGCCATCGGCGGTGCGGCGCTCGGCGGCGGGCTGGAACTGGCCATGGCCTGCCACGGCCGCGTGGCGGCGCCGTCCGCCAGGATCGGCCTGCCGGAGATCAAGCTCGGGATCATCCCGGGAGCGGGGGGCACGCAGCGCCTGCCGCGCCTGATCGGGCCCGACGCCGCCTTCCCGATGATGCTCACCGGCGAGCCCGTTTCCGCCGAGAAGGCGGCGGCGCTCGGGATCGCCGATGCCGTGGTGCCGGGCGACCTCGTGGCGGAGGCCCGCAGGCGGGCGCTGGAGCTCGCCGATTCCGGCGCCCTGCCGCGGGTGCGCGACCGGTCTGAGAGGCTGACGCCGGCGGCCCGCGAAACCTTTGAGGCGCAGGCCGCCGAGGCGGTGAAGCGCGACCCCGACGCCACCAACGTCCATGCCCTGGTGCGGGCCGTGCGCGCCGGCCTGGAGCAGGACTTCGACGCCGCGGTGGCGGTGGAGCGGGCCGAGTTCCGCGCCCTGGTGGAGGATCCACGCTCCAAGGCCCTGCGCTACGCCTTCTTCGCCGAGCGCGAGGCCGCCCGGGTGCACGGCCTGCCGAAGGACACGCCCCGCCGTCCCATCCGCACGGCCGCCGTGATCGGCGCCGGCACGATGGGCGGAGGCATCGCGATGTGCTTCGCCAATGCGGGCATCCCGGTGATGGTGATCGAGACCGAGGAGGGCGCCCTGGCGCGCGGCCTCGACCGGGTGAAGGGCCTCTATGCCGGCTCGGCCAAGCGCGGCTCGATCACCGAGGCCCAGCGCGACGAGCGGGTCGGCCGGATCACCGGCGCAATCGGGCTGGAGAACGCCCAGGAGGCCGACATCGTCATCGAGGCGGCCTTCGAGGATATGGACGTCAAGCGCGAGATCTTCTCCAAGCTGGACCAGATCGCCAAGCCTGGAGCGATCCTGGCCACCAACACCTCCTATCTCGACGTGAACGCCATCGCGGCGGTCACGAACCGGCCGCAGGACGTGCTCGGCCTGCACTTCTTCAGCCCAGCCAACGTCATGCGCCTCGCCGAGGTGGTCCGGGCCGAGAAGACCGCCCCGGACGTGCTCGCCACCGCCCTCGATCTCGGCAAGCGCCTCAACAAACTGCCGGTGACGGTGGGGGTCTGCTTCGGCTTCGTGGGCAACCGCATGCTCGAGCGCCGCAGCCGGGCCGGCGAGC
This window of the Methylobacterium tardum genome carries:
- a CDS encoding NAD(P)H-dependent flavin oxidoreductase is translated as MSDGPEQPQAGRLPAALRGRLALPVICAPMFIVSGPELVIAQCLSGVVGSFPALNARPAELLDEWLTRITETLAQARAADPSRKVAPFAVNQIVHASNDRLAQDVEACVRHQVPIIITSLRAPDAVIRPVHAYGGVVFHDVTNVRHAEKALEAGVDGLILVCAGAGGHAGTLSPFALVGEIRRFYDGPLILSGAITSGAAILAAQAMGADLAYMGTRFIATREANAAPAYKDMIAGSAAADILYTPYFTGVPGNYLTPSIRAAGLDPEALPVRDKTTMNFGSASVKAWRDVWGAGQGVGTIADAPATADLVARLAREYAAARARMAGLSADYAGEAAS
- a CDS encoding CaiB/BaiF CoA transferase family protein, translating into MEAVADLPLAGIRVLDLSRVLAGPWCAQVLGDLGADVIKVEHPERGDDTRDWGVPTSPGNTSYFDSVNRNKRSIGVDLATPEGLAIVKALARESDVLVQNFKTGGAEKLGLGYADLSAENSGLIYCSIAGYASDGSEAGRPGYDLVVQGESGVMALNGEAGGPPLKFGVAAVDLFTGQFAAQAVLAALFQRERTGRGKAIDLALFDCGVALTSYYGLEALARGIDPPRYGNAHPSIVPYGVFEAGDGPVVITVGNNGQYRRFCEQVLDRPDLVADPRFSTNLDRSKNRAAFIPVLEAELAKWERAPLIARLRAAGIPCGEVMGLREALTCARAEEAGLVVAAPGNAHVIAPPYRLDGRRLPVRRMPPSLGDSSREILAERLDYPDAARDALVAKGVLR
- a CDS encoding IclR family transcriptional regulator codes for the protein MLTEAGAAVPVADGAKEDRHFVTALARGLAVLACFGPGRTSLANHDIAEACGLPRSTVSRLTYTLTKLGYLQHMPELGRYRLGTATIALSSAALGGLDVRTIARPVLRAVAEAANASVGLGVRDRLSMRYVECQRGPAAISLNLDTGSRISLARSAMGRAYVAICPEREREGIYEDLKALDPVAWPALRAGLDRAVEEHREIGCCTSFGEWQETVCAIAVGFHPGGGLPPMSVNCGAPTVITDARFLMEVARPKLIDAVRSLDGVMGA
- a CDS encoding enoyl-CoA hydratase-related protein, with product MSVRVADPEPGIRLVTIDRPERRNALDRTTYAGLTAAFEAAGADAAVGAVVLTGAGGCFTAGNDLKDFQDVETGGDSPGLTFLKALRACPKPVVAAVEGHAVGIGTTLLLHCDLAYAGDGARFRLPFTALGLSPEGGSSYLLPLVAGAKRAAELLMLGEPFTAADAASAGLVSAAVPAGAALETALAKARALAALPRASVAATKRALRRGYDDSVARAMAEEAEVFHALRRGPEAQAAFAAFLRR